The following are encoded in a window of Pseudomonadota bacterium genomic DNA:
- a CDS encoding Asp/Glu racemase encodes MKPEFSLDGGAAACAALGVIVLQSDESLEPELRTLALGDGVAIYHSRIPSADDVTPDTLATMSAHLPTAASLLPRHAALRAIAYGCTSGATLIGPDTVAEMIRSHHPTAACTDPMTALITVCRARQIRRLGLLTPYVESVSAAMREHIIAHGIDIVQFASFEQKDEAVVARIREQSVLDALCDFDHDGVDAVFTSCTNLRSFRIIALAEAQLGVPVLSSNLVLGWHLMQLAGLDTQNAGPGSLFAG; translated from the coding sequence GTGAAGCCTGAATTCTCACTCGACGGCGGTGCCGCTGCGTGTGCTGCCCTCGGCGTCATCGTGCTCCAGTCCGACGAGTCCCTCGAGCCGGAGCTGCGAACCCTCGCGCTCGGGGACGGGGTGGCCATCTACCACAGCCGGATCCCGAGCGCCGACGACGTCACTCCCGATACGCTGGCGACCATGTCGGCCCATTTGCCGACGGCGGCATCGCTGTTGCCACGCCACGCCGCGTTGCGCGCCATTGCCTACGGTTGCACCTCGGGTGCCACGCTGATCGGGCCCGACACCGTGGCAGAGATGATCCGGTCACACCACCCGACCGCCGCCTGTACCGATCCGATGACCGCGTTGATCACCGTCTGTCGCGCGCGCCAGATCCGGCGACTCGGCCTGCTGACGCCCTACGTCGAATCGGTCAGCGCCGCGATGCGCGAGCACATCATCGCCCACGGGATCGACATCGTTCAGTTTGCCTCTTTCGAGCAGAAGGACGAGGCCGTGGTGGCCCGTATTCGCGAGCAGAGCGTGCTCGACGCACTGTGCGACTTCGACCACGACGGCGTCGATGCGGTTTTTACGTCTTGCACGAACCTGCGCAGCTTTCGCATCATCGCGTTGGCGGAGGCCCAGCTCGGCGTACCCGTGCTGTCGAGCAACCTGGTGCTCGGCTGGCACCTCATGCAGCTCGCCGGCCTCGACACGCAAAACGCCGGCCCGGGCAGTCTGTTCGCCGGCTGA
- a CDS encoding fatty acid desaturase: MPAPAPAPDHKAAIARLSPSERERLLTKSDRAGAVQLATHLGAMAVIAPGIALDTALGVACTFVYGVLLVFLFTAQHECVHFTAFASRRANQWVANVVGALLFNPAHWFRYFHLAHHRYTQDPERDPELASAKPDTAWRYLWHVLGWRVLASGVATVLRNARDGEHADWLPANRRGTVIREARLLLLCYATVLGAAAATDVGWLLSYWLVPLLLGQPVLRLYLLAEHGRCPFVANMFENTRTTFTNALVRRLAWNMPYHAEHHAFPSVPFHRLPAWHRHVCDELKCTSPGYAQFHRAYVEDFQ; encoded by the coding sequence ATGCCAGCACCCGCGCCCGCGCCGGATCACAAGGCCGCCATTGCGCGTCTGAGCCCGAGCGAGCGCGAGCGCCTGTTGACCAAATCCGATCGCGCCGGCGCGGTTCAATTGGCCACGCACCTCGGCGCGATGGCGGTCATTGCGCCGGGTATCGCGCTGGACACCGCACTCGGCGTCGCCTGCACTTTCGTGTACGGCGTGTTGCTGGTCTTTCTGTTCACCGCTCAGCACGAGTGCGTGCACTTTACCGCCTTTGCGTCGCGGCGTGCCAACCAGTGGGTAGCCAATGTCGTTGGAGCACTGTTGTTCAACCCGGCGCACTGGTTTCGTTATTTTCACCTCGCGCATCACCGGTACACGCAGGACCCGGAACGTGACCCGGAGCTGGCCTCGGCGAAGCCGGACACGGCATGGCGTTACCTGTGGCACGTGCTCGGCTGGCGGGTGCTGGCGTCGGGCGTGGCCACGGTGCTGCGCAATGCCCGCGACGGTGAACATGCGGACTGGCTACCAGCCAACCGACGCGGCACCGTCATCCGTGAGGCCCGCCTGCTGCTGTTGTGTTACGCAACCGTGCTCGGCGCCGCCGCGGCGACCGACGTTGGCTGGTTGTTGAGCTACTGGTTGGTGCCGCTGTTGCTCGGGCAGCCGGTGCTGAGGTTGTACCTGCTCGCCGAACACGGGCGCTGCCCGTTCGTCGCCAATATGTTCGAGAACACGCGCACGACATTCACCAATGCACTCGTTCGGCGACTGGCCTGGAACATGCCCTACCACGCCGAGCACCATGCGTTCCCGAGTGTGCCCTTTCACCGCTTGCCGGCCTGGCACCGGCACGTCTGTGACGAGCTAAAGTGCACGTCACCCGGCTATGCGCAGTTCCACCGTGCTTACGTGGAGGACTTCCAATGA
- a CDS encoding fatty acid desaturase → MTRPHNRLPFEWPTWLVLSACYAAWLGCVIGYASWGAWVIVPAVVCVALHSSLQHEALHGHPTRSAGLNEALVYPAIGLFIPYRRYKETHLRHHNDTHLTDPYDDPESFYLAAGDFADQPAWKRALLHWNQSVLGRWVVGPPLALCGFWADELRRLRAGESRVRVAWYHHLAGVAIVLTVLWSNGVPLLGYVFLVAWPGMSLIMTRSFIEHRAAPGVAERTAVVEAGPVMSLIYLNNNLHAVHHRDPTLAWYALPARWRDDRAAVLDGNGHYLVSDGYWGVLKRWFLSHREPVVHPYLRKD, encoded by the coding sequence ATGACACGACCCCACAATCGACTGCCCTTCGAATGGCCGACCTGGCTGGTGTTGTCGGCATGCTATGCCGCCTGGCTTGGCTGCGTGATTGGCTACGCCAGTTGGGGGGCGTGGGTGATCGTGCCGGCGGTGGTGTGTGTCGCGCTCCATTCGTCGTTGCAACACGAGGCCCTGCACGGTCATCCGACACGCAGCGCCGGCCTGAACGAGGCGCTGGTGTATCCGGCAATCGGTCTGTTCATACCCTATCGGCGTTACAAGGAAACGCATCTTCGGCACCACAACGACACCCACCTGACCGACCCCTACGATGATCCCGAGAGCTTTTACCTGGCTGCGGGCGATTTTGCCGACCAGCCGGCCTGGAAACGCGCACTGCTGCACTGGAACCAAAGTGTGCTGGGCCGCTGGGTGGTAGGGCCGCCGTTGGCATTGTGTGGTTTCTGGGCCGACGAGCTGAGGCGGCTCCGTGCGGGCGAGTCCCGCGTTCGTGTTGCGTGGTACCACCACCTCGCGGGTGTCGCAATTGTGCTGACCGTGCTCTGGAGTAACGGTGTGCCGTTGCTCGGCTATGTGTTTTTGGTCGCCTGGCCCGGGATGTCGCTGATCATGACCCGCTCGTTCATCGAACACCGCGCGGCACCGGGTGTGGCCGAGCGCACCGCTGTGGTCGAGGCCGGGCCGGTCATGAGTCTGATCTACCTCAACAACAACCTGCACGCGGTTCACCACCGCGATCCGACCTTGGCCTGGTATGCCTTGCCGGCGCGCTGGCGAGACGATCGCGCCGCGGTCCTGGACGGCAACGGTCACTACCTCGTGTCGGATGGGTACTGGGGCGTGCTGAAGCGGTGGTTTCTGTCACACCGCGAGCCGGTGGTGCACCCCTACCTGCGCAAGGACTGA
- a CDS encoding hotdog fold domain-containing protein has translation MANPVLALWTRAGGWPFGRWLFSRLVAWRAPYFRTVTPRIQVLEPGRCVVSMRKRWAVQNHIRTVHVIAICNLLEIAMGACAEASVPAHLRWIPKGMSVDYVAKATTDITATAEIDPEAWQPGDLVVQVRAEDTAGTVVVRGEIRLWISEKPR, from the coding sequence ATGGCCAATCCGGTGTTGGCACTCTGGACCCGCGCGGGCGGGTGGCCGTTCGGGCGCTGGCTGTTCTCGCGGCTCGTGGCGTGGCGGGCGCCGTACTTTCGCACGGTCACACCCCGAATCCAGGTGCTTGAGCCTGGTCGGTGTGTGGTGTCGATGCGCAAACGGTGGGCGGTGCAGAACCACATCAGGACTGTCCACGTCATTGCCATTTGCAACCTGTTGGAAATTGCCATGGGCGCGTGCGCCGAGGCGTCGGTGCCGGCCCACCTGCGCTGGATACCCAAGGGCATGTCGGTCGACTACGTGGCCAAGGCAACCACCGACATCACGGCCACGGCGGAGATTGACCCCGAAGCCTGGCAGCCAGGTGACCTGGTGGTACAGGTGCGCGCCGAAGACACCGCGGGCACCGTGGTTGTGCGCGGTGAGATCCGCCTCTGGATTTCGGAAAAACCCCGCTGA